A region from the Papaver somniferum cultivar HN1 unplaced genomic scaffold, ASM357369v1 unplaced-scaffold_125, whole genome shotgun sequence genome encodes:
- the LOC113331378 gene encoding uncharacterized protein LOC113331378, giving the protein MSSSNKTFHARSISLPIRSNPLAAAVEEQLCKLRSSVLTSSISNNLFALKDLYECVEDFFSTEDGKCLDAVLDRSVMLLDVCGTIKDVSSQMKQSAQDLQSSIRRQSNEFDAYMTSRTKVCKVIQKCLSDLKKNTNKNNDLVIDVLTEVEATTLAVFESILSFLSTPKQRSLVSKLTTKSATQQVVNEVTKIDVALKSKVIEVKEVQKSLASLEMNLQELEDGLESVFRCLIKNRVSLLNILNQ; this is encoded by the coding sequence ATGTCTTCCTCAAACAAAACTTTCCATGCTCGTTCAATCAGTTTGCCCATCAGATCCAACCCCCTCGCTGCTGCAGTTGAGGAACAACTCTGCAAATTGAGATCTTCAGTCCTCACCTCATCCATCTCCAACAACTTGTTTGCTCTAAAGGACTTGTATGAATGTGTTGAGGATTTCTTTTCTACCGAAGATGGGAAATGCTTAGACGCAGTCTTGGACAGATCTGTCATGTTGTTGGATGTCTGTGGAACTATTAAGGATGTTTCATCTCAAATGAAGCAATCTGCCCAAGATCTTCAATCATCTATCCGAAGGCAATCAAATGAGTTTGACGCGTACATGACCTCAAGAACGAAAGTCTGCAAGGTCATCCAAAAATGCCTTTCAGATCTTAAGAAAAACACCAACAAGAACAATGACCTCGTTATCGATGTCCTAACAGAAGTTGAAGCAACTACTCTTGCAGTTTTTGAATCTATCCTGTCTTTCCTATCTACACCAAAGCAAAGGTCACTAGTCTCAAAGTTGACCACCAAAAGTGCAACCCAACAAGTTGTCAATGAAGTAACCAAGATCGATGTCGCTTTGAAATCCAAAGTCATTGAagtaaaagaagtgcagaagtcATTGGCTTCCCTTGAAATGAACCTCCAAGAGCTTGAAGATGGACTGGAATCTGTCTTTCGGTGTCTGATCAAGAACCGAGTTTCACTTCTTAACATCCTCAACCAATAG